Proteins encoded in a region of the Zea mays cultivar B73 chromosome 4, Zm-B73-REFERENCE-NAM-5.0, whole genome shotgun sequence genome:
- the LOC100280269 gene encoding putative cytochrome P450 superfamily protein, translating to MVRELLSSRHAHVTGKSWLQRQGAKHFIGRGLIMANGATWSHQRHVVAPAFMADRLRGRVGHMVDCARRTVRALREAVARDGNEVEVGAHMARLAGDIIACTEFDTTYDTGKRIFRLIEELQRLTACSSRYLWVPGSQYFPSKYRREIKRLNGELEQLLKESIQRSREIADEGRTPSSACGMGLLGMLLAETEKNRNRTKSSNGELGLGYDAQTMIDECKTFFFAGHETSALLLTWAIMLLATNPSWQDKARAEVASVCGDAPPTADHLPKLTVLQMVINETLRLYPPATLLPRMAFEDITLGSGADELRVPKGASLWIPVLAIHHDEAVWGADAHEFRPDRFAPGRARPWAGRFLPFASGPRNCVGQAYAMVEAKVVLAMLLASFRFGISDEYRHAPVNVLTLRARHGVPVRLLPLT from the exons ATGGTGCGGGAGCTGCTGTCGTCGAGGCACGCGCACGTCACCGGCAAGTCGTGGCTGCAGCGGCAGGGCGCCAAGCACTTCATCGGCCGCGGCCTGATCATGGCCAACGGCGCCACGTGGTCGCACCAGCGCCACGTGGTTGCGCCGGCGTTCATGGCTGACAGGCTCCGAGGCAGGGTCGGCCACATGGTGGACTGCGCCCGGCGGACGGTGCGCGCGCTGCGGGAGGCGGTGGCGCGGGACGGGAACGAGGTGGAGGTGGGCGCGCACATGGCGAGGCTCGCCGGCGACATCATCGCGTGCACTGAGTTCGACACGACCTACGACACGGGGAAGCGCATCTTCCGGCTCATCGAGGAGCTGCAGCGCCTCACGGCGTGCTCCAGCCGCTATCTCTGGGTCCCTGGCAGCCA GTATTTCCCAAGCAAATACAGGCGGGAAATAAAGCGTCTGAACGGGGAGCTGGAGCAGCTGCTCAAGGAGTCCATCCAGCGCAGCCGCGAGATCGCGGACGAGGGCCGGACGCCGTCGTCGGCGTGCGGCATGGGGCTCCTCGGTATGCTGCTGGCCGAGACGGAGAAGAACAGGAACAGGACGAAGTCTAGCAACGGCGAGCTGGGCCTGGGGTACGACGCCCAGACGATGATCGACGAGTGCAAGACATTCTTCTTCGCGGGGCACGAGACGTCGGCGCTGCTCCTCACCTGGGCCATCATGCTGCTCGCCACGAACCCTTCGTGGCAGGACAAGGCGCGCGCCGAGGTAGCGAGTGTCTGCGGCGACGCCCCGCCTACCGCCGACCACCTCCCCAAGCTCACCGTG CTGCAGATGGTGATCAACGAGACGCTCCGGCTGTACCCGCCGGCGACGCTGCTGCCGCGGATGGCGTTCGAGGACATCACTCTCGGCTCCGGCGCCGACGAGCTGCGCGTGCCCAAGGGCGCGTCGCTGTGGATCCCCGTGCTGGCCATCCACCACGACGAGGCCGTGTGGGGAGCGGACGCGCACGAGTTCAGGCCGGACCGGTTCGCGCCCGGGCGGGCCCGGCCGTGGGCGGGCCGCTTCCTGCCGTTCGCGTCGGGCCCCCGCAACTGCGTCGGCCAGGCGTACGCCATGGTCGAGGCCAAGGTTGTGCTGGCCATGCTGCTCGCGAGCTTCCGCTTCGGCATCTCCGACGAGTACCGCCACGCGCCCGTCAACGTGCTCACGCTCCGCGCGCGCCACGGCGTGCCCGTGCGCCTGCTGCCGTTGACGTGA
- the LOC100280269 gene encoding putative cytochrome P450 superfamily protein isoform X1 → MALGVVGLVLASPLLFLLTRAAWITVSCYYLTPARIRTILAGQGVHGPPPRLLVGNLHDVSALVSRATAGDMSCLSHDIVGRLLPHYVQWSKMYGRRFVYWYGSEPRVCVTDAGMVRELLSSRHAHVTGKSWLQRQGAKHFIGRGLIMANGATWSHQRHVVAPAFMADRLRGRVGHMVDCARRTVRALREAVARDGNEVEVGAHMARLAGDIIACTEFDTTYDTGKRIFRLIEELQRLTACSSRYLWVPGSQYFPSKYRREIKRLNGELEQLLKESIQRSREIADEGRTPSSACGMGLLGMLLAETEKNRNRTKSSNGELGLGYDAQTMIDECKTFFFAGHETSALLLTWAIMLLATNPSWQDKARAEVASVCGDAPPTADHLPKLTVLQMVINETLRLYPPATLLPRMAFEDITLGSGADELRVPKGASLWIPVLAIHHDEAVWGADAHEFRPDRFAPGRARPWAGRFLPFASGPRNCVGQAYAMVEAKVVLAMLLASFRFGISDEYRHAPVNVLTLRARHGVPVRLLPLT, encoded by the exons ATGGCATTGGGCGTGGTCGGCCTTGTGCTGGCGTCGCCACTCTTGTTCTTGCTGACAAGGGCGGCATGGATCACTGTCTCCTGCTACTACCTCACGCCGGCGAGGATCCGGACGATCCTGGCCGGCCAGGGCGTCCACGGCCCGCCGCCGCGTCTCCTCGTCGGGAACCTCCACGACGTCTCTGCTCTCGTCTCCAGGGCCACCGCCGGTGACATGAGCTGCCTGAGCCACGACATCGTCGGCCGCCTTCTGCCCCATTACGTCCAGTGGTCCAAGATGTACG GGAGGCGGTTCGTGTACTGGTACGGGAGCGAGCCACGGGTGTGCGTGACGGACGCGGGCATGGTGCGGGAGCTGCTGTCGTCGAGGCACGCGCACGTCACCGGCAAGTCGTGGCTGCAGCGGCAGGGCGCCAAGCACTTCATCGGCCGCGGCCTGATCATGGCCAACGGCGCCACGTGGTCGCACCAGCGCCACGTGGTTGCGCCGGCGTTCATGGCTGACAGGCTCCGAGGCAGGGTCGGCCACATGGTGGACTGCGCCCGGCGGACGGTGCGCGCGCTGCGGGAGGCGGTGGCGCGGGACGGGAACGAGGTGGAGGTGGGCGCGCACATGGCGAGGCTCGCCGGCGACATCATCGCGTGCACTGAGTTCGACACGACCTACGACACGGGGAAGCGCATCTTCCGGCTCATCGAGGAGCTGCAGCGCCTCACGGCGTGCTCCAGCCGCTATCTCTGGGTCCCTGGCAGCCA GTATTTCCCAAGCAAATACAGGCGGGAAATAAAGCGTCTGAACGGGGAGCTGGAGCAGCTGCTCAAGGAGTCCATCCAGCGCAGCCGCGAGATCGCGGACGAGGGCCGGACGCCGTCGTCGGCGTGCGGCATGGGGCTCCTCGGTATGCTGCTGGCCGAGACGGAGAAGAACAGGAACAGGACGAAGTCTAGCAACGGCGAGCTGGGCCTGGGGTACGACGCCCAGACGATGATCGACGAGTGCAAGACATTCTTCTTCGCGGGGCACGAGACGTCGGCGCTGCTCCTCACCTGGGCCATCATGCTGCTCGCCACGAACCCTTCGTGGCAGGACAAGGCGCGCGCCGAGGTAGCGAGTGTCTGCGGCGACGCCCCGCCTACCGCCGACCACCTCCCCAAGCTCACCGTG CTGCAGATGGTGATCAACGAGACGCTCCGGCTGTACCCGCCGGCGACGCTGCTGCCGCGGATGGCGTTCGAGGACATCACTCTCGGCTCCGGCGCCGACGAGCTGCGCGTGCCCAAGGGCGCGTCGCTGTGGATCCCCGTGCTGGCCATCCACCACGACGAGGCCGTGTGGGGAGCGGACGCGCACGAGTTCAGGCCGGACCGGTTCGCGCCCGGGCGGGCCCGGCCGTGGGCGGGCCGCTTCCTGCCGTTCGCGTCGGGCCCCCGCAACTGCGTCGGCCAGGCGTACGCCATGGTCGAGGCCAAGGTTGTGCTGGCCATGCTGCTCGCGAGCTTCCGCTTCGGCATCTCCGACGAGTACCGCCACGCGCCCGTCAACGTGCTCACGCTCCGCGCGCGCCACGGCGTGCCCGTGCGCCTGCTGCCGTTGACGTGA